A genomic region of Anopheles coustani chromosome 3, idAnoCousDA_361_x.2, whole genome shotgun sequence contains the following coding sequences:
- the LOC131260464 gene encoding serine protease inhibitor 88Ea-like, translating into MRLSSAKSRMAGALVLLGLFAVSAAQPTSSDQCFPEDDAKRSTKDEAAQSQNRLYKGESIFTLQLLDAINTATPNENIFFSPYSLYNVLLMMYFGAREGTEKLIRKGLNLQWTDSKATVFEAYDTARKSLQGRFSEGAAVGFSSVDKLFFGRQIPIASCMQEKFADTIELLDYETKPEEQRVYINQWVEKTTRGQIKDLLIPGAITRNTKLAVANAAYFKGSWQTKFKPNETNMEIFYVSADERKFVEMMHVEGTFSHAANEKLGCHILELPYSTGPDDDSNNQVSMFVFLPPQEPNALEKLLARLAADTDILQEVVNDGISRKVDVKLPKFSIEKQVEMRPVLERLGMGELFDSSANYGTFTDGREPIGFDEMIQKSKIEVNEEGSVAASATIAFSFRSSRPADPAMFHCTHPFVFIIYDYASRAVLFNGVYRRPE; encoded by the exons ATGAGACTGTCGAGTGCAAAGTCACGTATGGCAGGAGCGTTAGTCCTGCTAGGACTATTCGCCGTCAGCGCGGCACAACCAACCTCCAGTGATCAATGCTTCCCGGAGGACGACGCCAAACGAAGCACCAAAGACGAAGCAGCCCAATCCCAGAACCGCCTGTACAAGGGCGAGTCGATCTTCACGCTGCAGCTGTTGGACGCAATCAACACGGCCACACCGAACGAGAACATCTTCTTCTCGCCGTACAGCCTCTACAATGTTCTGCTGATGATGTACTTCGGGGCCCGGGAGGGCACGGAGAAGCTGATCCGCAAGGGCCTTAACCTCCAGTGGACCGACAGCAAGGCGACCGTGTTCGAGGCGTACGATACGGCGCGGAAATCACTGCAGGGCCGCTTCAGCGAGGGTGCCGCCGTTGGCTTCAGCTCCGTCGACAAGCTGTTCTTTGGCCGACAGATCCCGATCGCGAGCTGCATGCAGGAGAAGTTTGCCGACACGATCGAGCTGCTCGACTACGAGACGAAGCCGGAAGAGCAGCGGGTGTACATCAACCAGTGGGTGGAGAAGACAACCCGTGGCCAGATTAAGGATCTGCTGATTCCGGGTGCGATCACGCGCAACACCAAGTTGGCGGTGGCCAATGCGGCCTACTTCAAG GGCTCATGGCAGACAAAATTCAagccgaacgaaacgaacatgGAAATCTTCTACGTCTCCGCTGACGAACGGAAGTTTGTGGAAATGATGCACGTCGAAGGAACATTCAGTCACG CTGCCAACGAAAAGCTCGGCTGCCACATCCTAGAACTTCCGTACAGCACCGGCCCGGACGACGACAGCAACAATCAGGTGTCGATGTTCGTCTTCCTTCCCCCGCAGGAACCGAACGCACTGGAAAAACTGCTGGCCCGGCTCGCCGCCGATACCGACATCCTGCAGGAGGTGGTCAACGATGGCATCTCGCGCAAGGTCGACGTGAAGCTGCCAAAGTTCAGCATCGAAAAGCAGGTGGAGATGCGGCCCGTCCTCGAGCGGCTTGGTATGGGCGAGCTGTTCGATTCCAGCGCCAACTACGGAACGTTCACCGATGGCCGCGAACCGATCGGGTTCGACGAGATGATACAGAAGTCCAAGATCGAGGTGAACGAGGAGGGTTCGGTTGCGGCCTCGGCGACGATCGCGTTCAGCTTCCGATCGTCCCGCCCGGCCGATCCGGCCATGTTCCACTGCACCCATCCGTTCGTGTTCATTATCTACGATTATGCGAGCCGGGCCGTCCTGTTCAACGGTGTCTACCGTCGGCCGGAGTAA